The DNA window catattttatttcaggaaaaaaaaaaaaaacaaaaaaaaaaaaataaaaaattcaaacGGTACacaacaaaattttaacttttcgttttttttgcttgaaaaaaaatattaaatggACGAGACCGGAGTCGAACCGATGACCTCTCCCATGCTAAGGGAGCGCGCTACCAACTACGCCACACGCCCAATTgttgaaaattaaatataatgattGTATTATATGCAATTATAATGCAAAACCTGCTTTAAGTGATTATCCCGTAGTTGACCATAAATCAAAAAGTCAATTATTCAATAAAGTCGTCCCACACACACAGAcatctatatatatgctTTATTTTGAAGTCTGAAAATAGCTCAAATGCTGTAATTTTGCTATCATCATTCGTAATCTTAAATGGGTCTAAGAATCTAGGTTGAAtcttattatatttttaaaccatAGATTAAATTTCTGATAACTAGTTATAGTCTCTCAAGgtagttttaattttagaaacttatttggttttattttgttactaAAGATTCCTGAATGATACAAATGTagttgtaatatttttgtttttatcttagtattatatatatttgatgataataatgataaggCTAGgaaatacaaaataaaacataataaagattataTACTTTCCTTCTTATAATTCATGAGGAGTTTTCATCacttttttcctcttttttttcctcttctttttcatatGTGGAAGAAGTAATATCTTCATCAGGATCACgcataatatttaattgcCACTCAGGAACATGGCTTtctttattactattaacaCCGTCACTGGAAGATGCCGCTTTCCATGCAGGCTCAGGTGATGGAGACGTACCGTTATTTAACTTAGGTTTCAGTTTCATTTTGGACAAAATGTCAGAAGCAGATGGAATCTCTTTTGGAGTCAAAATTTTTCGGGGTTCCTTTTGTTGAGAAGCTTCAATATCACTACCATTTATCTCAGGTAACGCAGAAgctatatttttgtttattaaattcTTCAAAGATGTCAATTCTTGATTAACTTGTTGCAAATCATGAATATGAGAATTttccaagaaaaatttatcGATAGTATTTTGTAGGTTTAATAGTTCGGCTTTCATTAGTCTGAATTCACTTTCTAGTTTTTCCTTAGTTGTTTCAGTATCCTCCAAGGCAGCACTTAATTCCTTTATGGTTTGGTccaatttttccaatttttctctttccaggttttttaaatctgtCTGctctttttcaatattttccaaaacttTATCCAATCTACTAAATTGATCCTCAATTTCTGTTTTGTCCTTATCCAACTGATTTTGCTCTTTGGGTAATATTCTAGGCaatatatactttttggTAATTGAATAGACTCCATATGCGATACCTGCAGTAGTGGTTGCCATAACGAAATAATCTTTCCAGTCCCTACGTGGTAATGGTGGTGGTACAGCGTAGTATTCTAGAGGTATACGTTGGggaatattatcattgtaGCTGTTgctacttttattattattattattattattattattattattattattactattatcttGTCTCTGTTCTGATTTGACTTGATTTAAAGCCTTTGTAATTTGTTGATCAGTCaaatttttactttttaaaaatttgattttctCAAGATCAGGGGCAttcttaatattttcttctcttAAAAATTCTAAAGCTGATTCATATAAATCGTGGTCcttatcattatttacaCTTGACATATTTCCCTTTGTAAGTAATGGATGGTTGgcgtatatatatatttgttctAAATGCTTTCTTAATATATAAGGATGTCTCAACCGTGATTGTTATTAGactgaaagaaaaaagaggaaaattttaatagatTGGTTGGTATCAAAGAGTAGAaagcaaaataaaaaaagaaaaaagtgaaaaaagtgaaaattgttatagataaaaaagagacggaaaaatgttaaaacgCTGGTTAGGCTTGTATTGGCAATCATTTTAATgtgacattttttttttttttttcttctttttttttttatatataaaaaacagataaacaaaattatcTTAAATCTCACTaaactttaaataaataccgttaaataacaaataattcTTATGGACCATAGAGAAATAATCCAAATActaaacgaaaaaaaaaaaatatgtttacTTATTGATGCTTCTAAATATGCAACTATATTAACAAAtgattcttttaaatttgaagaATGTCTAAGAATTATATCAAAATTAACATCTGATTTAcgaataataaacaaaattctaaataaaaagtctccaaaagataaaataacatcGTTAACAaacattttattacaattatATGGATGCATGCTTGCTCTTACAAACGGAGATGTATCACAGGAAAATAGTAATGATAAGAACAATATCGAAAGTAACAGCATCAAATTTGTCAAAGGTAAATATGGGAAGCCACTGCTAGAATCATCAATGCCAATAAAGTTTAGTATGACAACCGATAAACTGTTCTCCTCAATGTTTTTGACAAAAGGTTTAGAGGATACTGAAGTTGGGATCGATGTTGCAAATGTAATTAACTATTGTGGATCAAACTGCATAGATTTATTTAGGGATATTTTTACCGAGCAggaatttaattatttatccaCTTCTCCAAATGCTACAACAGAACTACAAAAAGCACGGTTATTTACCAAATATTGGTCATTTAAAGAGTCATATTCTAAATATACAGGCGAAGGTTTAAATTGTGCTTTCCAGAAGGTCAATTTCGGAGAATTAACTATAGAGGACGACACTACAATTAAAACCTATGATCTACATGACGATATTGGACTTGtgttgaatttttattctaaATGGATAGATTCTAATCGAGTTTTGACGGTTTGCTACAAGTGCTCTAATGACCATAAAGACAACTATATAGTGCATAAGCGTATAGATTTAAGGGATGTGcttaattatttaaacgGAGCcgatatttttgattaaatTAGTTTGATACTTATGACATTTTATTAGAAtagatttaaatatttgtttatttattgcatttaacacttttttttgttaagaaggaagaataaaatatttatgatTGTATTGCTAAATAGTagaaaaatactttttttttttttttatttgttcttcaaaaaatcaccttttttttttttttttttttccaattattgctagtattttttcctttttttttttttttttttttccattgtACGTAATATATTCTTCTTTCCATTTTTCAATACTCTTTTTCATTCCATATGTCTATAAactcaataaaaaatgtataaaaaataaaaaaaaacgaacATAAAATATAGTAGAAATAGATCCAAGAGACAATTGAGGGATTATGTCTACCAATTCAAATGAAAAAACTTTGTCTCATTTAATAGGTGGATTTGTAGGCGGTTTAACGTCTGCATTAGTTTTGCAACCATTCGACTTACTAAAAACAAGAGTTCAACAGACtggaacaacaacaatctCAGAATgtatcaaaaatataaatcatCCTTTAGAACTATGGAGAGGCTCATTGCCCTCATGCTTAAGAACTTCTATAGGAAGTGGTTTATACTTGTCTTCCTTACATTTAGTTAGATCCACGCTAGCCAAAACTAAACAATCGACATCAAAGGGCAGCAGCAGCACCGCTTTAACAAATATCAACATTAATAAGAGTAGCAATCTACCGAAATTATCACCTcaagaaaatttattatcaggTGCAGTGACAAGAGCAATTGTTGGTTTATTTACTATGCCAATAACTGTTATCAAAGTCAGGTTTGAATCCACATTGTACAattataaaacaattaatgAGGCGATTCGAGATATCAATAGCAAACAAGGTATAAATGGGTTTTTTAAGGGAGTCGGTCCTACTGTAGCAAGAGACGCTCCCTATGCAGGGTTGTACGTTTTGTTGTATGAAAAttgtaaaacttttttaccAAACTATATCCTTTCCAGCAATAATAAGGTTGATATAACTACTGGCAAATTCACTACTCCCGTGTCTACCTTAATAAATGCATCTTCAGCAATAATAGCAGCAACTTTAGCAACGACATTTACTTCGCCTTTTGATACAATAAAAACTAGGATGCAATTGGAACCTAAGCTAAACAAAACTTTCCTGAGTACtactttaaatattataaagaaTGAACatttatcaaatttatttGATGGTCTATCTTTAAGGTTGATCAGAAAATCATTAAGTGCGGGCATAGCATGGGGCATTTATGAGGAGttaattaaaagatttatgGCCTAATAATTGGAGATActtcttattttttatctttttatattccctgtaaatatttaattagaTCGAATAAACAGAATACacaatagaaaaaaaaaaaaaaaattctatttttcttgatAAATGTTATCTCATGAGTcagtaaatatatatatatatatagccAAATTCACATTCACCCTATGCAGCAATGTATAATACTATTTCAAACATACTTTAGGAACACATAAAACACTATCAAACTTTCCACTAATCAAAGCCAAAGCTGCTAATCCTAAAAATGAATGGTACAAATCAGGGTCATTCGCATTGTTTTTCGCAAAGCCACCGAGTAGTTTATTTTGTGTGACGTCTAGTAAATATGATTCAACTGCTTTTAAGTCTACCAATGACATAAACGAGCCTTTTTCCATTTCATCACCTAATAATTCTAATGAATTCAAAcaccaaaaacaataacacGTGTCtgcaaatttattttctcgCCCTTGAAATCCACCGCAATCTATACTGTCGTACCATTCAGAGTCTGTTTTTAATTCGGAATCGTTAGCTAATATCGTTAGTTGCCTGTGCACTAGCCAAGATAAAGTATCGTTTTTCATTTCCGTAGTCGGTAATTTTACGcctaataattttaaagtgCCCAATGCACAGCTGGTATAACCTGCATGCGGTTCAACACCATTACCAAACCCACCTGTATTTTTACAATAGCAatccataaaaataaaattcaacAATTTATCTGTATCTATCCATTTTTTGTAATCTAATATAGTTTTGCACccacaaatatataatattgaaaCGGCGATGTAACAAAATCTTAAATCAATACTGTCAACTTGGCTCCCACTAAGTCTATTGTTCGGATTGCCTAAAATATCTAAGTAGGAGACAAACCCACCAGTATTTTCAAGATCTTGGCATTTAGATACAAAATTCTTAATCTTGTATTTATCACTATCCttcaaaaaatcaatttctTGAAGTATGCACAATGaaagtaaagaaaaaaaagtagcagataaatttaaattactTGGTTTAGTATCTAGCACTGTTAAAGTGGGTATAAAGCCAGCAATTGCGTTTtgatcatttttattatcaaaaattttaaataaacttttaattgttgttgaagaaccgttttttttaaattcttgAACAAAGTTCTTATAGTCACCATCATTATCATATAAAATGCTTAGTCCGCTTAAGgaataatatatcaaaCCTGGTTTATAAACATCTGAACTTTGGTGAACAGTAGGTATTATATCCAAATATCTATTAAAATATCgtattagtttttttttttccactcTAGGATCATtcattattagtaataacaGGTTATGTGTCAACCTGAATAGGATTCtatcttatttatttatttatttaacaaataaCAGCGACAATAGGCGTGGTAAATTTGATCTTGACTCTAATCTTTCGCCAAAAGTtggtgtttttattttatgtttatattttaaaaatcaatgcaaaaaaaaaaaaaaaaataaaaaaaaaaaaaaattgtctTCAAGTTCCAAGTGCTAACGGGATTGTCAAAGTTCGGATATCTTATCAAGATTTTTTGTCCCGCAagcttattattattaatatataacatAGAAGACAGAAATTAATCTGCATTAGATATaaacttaaaaataatgatcagaaaaaaatatagaaactaaaaaaataaaaaaaaaaaaaaaaattaaaagccAAGTGCTCTTCGGAAATAAAGATTTAGTGTCAGACATAACAATGACAATAATACCTATCAGCTTTTCCTTAATTTAATAGtcttaaaataaaatttaaaactggCAATTTCAAAaggttttaattttattttgatacgATTTTCACCATGATCCACACATACCTTCGAATCAAGTG is part of the Saccharomycodes ludwigii strain NBRC 1722 chromosome III, whole genome shotgun sequence genome and encodes:
- the PEX14 gene encoding Pex14p (similar to Saccharomyces cerevisiae YGL153W | PEX14 | PEroXisome related), which produces MSSVNNDKDHDLYESALEFLREENIKNAPDLEKIKFLKSKNLTDQQITKALNQVKSEQRQDNSNNNNNNNNNNNNNKSSNSYNDNIPQRIPLEYYAVPPPLPRRDWKDYFVMATTTAGIAYGVYSITKKYILPRILPKEQNQLDKDKTEIEDQFSRLDKVLENIEKEQTDLKNLEREKLEKLDQTIKELSAALEDTETTKEKLESEFRLMKAELLNLQNTIDKFFLENSHIHDLQQVNQELTSLKNLINKNIASALPEINGSDIEASQQKEPRKILTPKEIPSASDILSKMKLKPKLNNGTSPSPEPAWKAASSSDGVNSNKESHVPEWQLNIMRDPDEDITSSTYEKEEEKKEEKSDENSS
- the LYS5 gene encoding holo-[acyl-carrier-protein] synthase (similar to Saccharomyces cerevisiae YGL154C | LYS5 | LYSine requiring); this encodes MDHREIIQILNEKKKICLLIDASKYATILTNDSFKFEECLRIISKLTSDLRIINKILNKKSPKDKITSLTNILLQLYGCMLALTNGDVSQENSNDKNNIESNSIKFVKGKYGKPLLESSMPIKFSMTTDKLFSSMFLTKGLEDTEVGIDVANVINYCGSNCIDLFRDIFTEQEFNYLSTSPNATTELQKARLFTKYWSFKESYSKYTGEGLNCAFQKVNFGELTIEDDTTIKTYDLHDDIGLVLNFYSKWIDSNRVLTVCYKCSNDHKDNYIVHKRIDLRDVLNYLNGADIFD
- the HEM25 gene encoding Hem25p (similar to Saccharomyces cerevisiae YDL119C | HEM25 | HEMe synthesis by SLC25 family member); the protein is MSTNSNEKTLSHLIGGFVGGLTSALVLQPFDLLKTRVQQTGTTTISECIKNINHPLELWRGSLPSCLRTSIGSGLYLSSLHLVRSTLAKTKQSTSKGSSSTALTNININKSSNLPKLSPQENLLSGAVTRAIVGLFTMPITVIKVRFESTLYNYKTINEAIRDINSKQGINGFFKGVGPTVARDAPYAGLYVLLYENCKTFLPNYILSSNNKVDITTGKFTTPVSTLINASSAIIAATLATTFTSPFDTIKTRMQLEPKLNKTFLSTTLNIIKNEHLSNLFDGLSLRLIRKSLSAGIAWGIYEELIKRFMA
- the CDC43 gene encoding protein geranylgeranyltransferase type I subunit CDC43 (similar to Saccharomyces cerevisiae YGL155W | CDC43 | Cell Division Cycle); translation: MNDPRVEKKKLIRYFNRYLDIIPTVHQSSDVYKPGLIYYSLSGLSILYDNDGDYKNFVQEFKKNGSSTTIKSLFKIFDNKNDQNAIAGFIPTLTVLDTKPSNLNLSATFFSLLSLCILQEIDFLKDSDKYKIKNFVSKCQDLENTGGFVSYLDILGNPNNRLSGSQVDSIDLRFCYIAVSILYICGCKTILDYKKWIDTDKLLNFIFMDCYCKNTGGFGNGVEPHAGYTSCALGTLKLLGVKLPTTEMKNDTLSWLVHRQLTILANDSELKTDSEWYDSIDCGGFQGRENKFADTCYCFWCLNSLELLGDEMEKGSFMSLVDLKAVESYLLDVTQNKLLGGFAKNNANDPDLYHSFLGLAALALISGKFDSVLCVPKVCLK